The following coding sequences lie in one Anguilla rostrata isolate EN2019 chromosome 8, ASM1855537v3, whole genome shotgun sequence genomic window:
- the dbnlb gene encoding drebrin-like b isoform X1 translates to MAVNLSKNGPALTAAYKEVVDEKSNTNWALFTYEGNTNDIRLAEKGDGGLEELVEELNSGKVMYAFCRVQDPNSGLPKYVLINWTGEGVKDARKGLCANHVSSMANFLKGAHVTINARAEEDAEPEVIMQKVAKASGANYSFHKESNRFRDSGPQGPVGSVYQKTNAISEIKKINKDTFWAQAEKDEEKRRQEDRRRAEEERQHLERERKDREAKEAALRDKRDKERANQIDQQKKFQQKQDSENRDQERHQWEAQEKDFQAVQKKGFKRGESVEKAQEAASVISQRSMNPREMFKQRERGVAPDNREAPPSPQPGRLHSPFLSKQPCEPERSSSPLRQASPVPASPVPAAPASPVPAAPASPVPAAPASPVPAAEPTVEEQSRSEWEEQEEAPQEDYEDVQAVPEEQPAAGKQYNSHQVAAPAEELYEAVPEPDSIYEEPPQVGPEPPASTAEEQNAADGTANRGICARALYDYQAADDTEISFDPDDIITGIEMIDEGWWRGYSPDGGYGMFPANYVEVI, encoded by the exons ATGGCTGTGAACCTAAGCAAAAACGGCCCAGCACTAACTGCTGCTTACAAGGAGGTGGTGGACGAAAAATCCAATACCAACTG GGCGTTGTTCACCTATGAAGGAAACACCAATGACATTCGATTGGCTGAGAAGGGAG ATGGgggcctggaggagctggtggaggagcTGAACAGTGGGAAGGTTATGTACGCCTTCTGCCGGGTCCAGGACCCCAACTCCGGCCTGCCCAAATATGTCCTCATAAACTGG ACTGGTGAAGGGGTGAAAGATGCCAGGAAAGGCCTGTGTGCCAATCACGTCAGCTCCATGGCCAATTTTCTAAAG GGGGCCCACGTGACCATCAACGCCCGCGCCGAGGAGGACGCGGAGCCCGAGGTCATCATGCAGAAGGTGGCCAAGGCCTCCGGGGCCAACTACAGCTTCCACAAAGAGTCCAACCGCTTCCGAGACTCCGGCCCCCAGGGGCCCGTG GGCTCTGTCTATCAGAAGACCAACGCCATATCTGAAATCAAAAAGATCAACAAGGACACGTTCTGGGCACAGGCTGAG aaaGACGAGGAGAAGCGGAGGCAGGAGGACAGGCGGAGGGCCGAGGAGGAGCGCCAGCACCTGGAGCGCGAGCGCAAGGACCGGGAGGCCAAGGAGGCGGCGCTGAGGGACAAGAGGGACAAggagagagccaatcagatcGACCAGCAGAA GAAGTTCCAGCAGAAGCAGGACTCTGAAAACAGAGACCAGGAGAGGCACCAGTGG GAGGCGCAGGAGAAAGATTTCCAGGCCGTGCAGAAGAAGGGGTTCAAGCGCGGCGAATCGGTGGAGAAAGCCCAA GAGGCGGCCTCCGTCATCTCCCAGCGCTCGATGAACCCCAGGGAGATGTtcaagcagagggagaggggcgtggcccCCGACAACAgagaggccccgcccagcccccagCCAG ggcGGCTGCACAGCCCCTTTCTGTCCAAGCAGCCCTGCGAGCCGGAGCGGTCCAGCTCGCCCCTGCGCCAAGCCTCGCCTGTGCCCGCCTCGCCcgtccccgccgcccccgcctcGCCCGTCCCCGCAGCCCCTGCCTCGCCCGTACCCGCCGCCCCTGCCTCGCCCGTCCCCGCCGCAG AGCCCACTGTCGAAGAGCAGTCCAGGTCTGAGTGGGAGGAACAGGAAGAAGCGCCCCAGGAGGATTACGAAG ATGTGCAGGCAGTCCCGGAGGAGCAGCCGGCCGCGGGCAAGCAGTATAACTCCCACCAGGTCGCCGCCCCCGCCGAAGAGCTCTACGAAGCCGTCCCTGAGCCCGACAGCATTTACGAGGAGCCCCCCCAGGTAGGGCCGGAGCCCCCGGCCTCCACG GCGGAGGAGCAGAACGCCGCGGATGGCACCGCCAACCGGGGCATCTGCGCCAGGGCCCTGTACGACTACCAGGCTG CCGACGACACGGAGATCTCCTTCGATCCCGACGACATCATCACGGGCATCGAGATGATCGACGAGGGCTGGTGGCGGGGTTACAGCCCCGACGGGGGCTACGGAATGTTCCCAGCCAATTACGTGGAGGTTATCTAA
- the dbnlb gene encoding drebrin-like b isoform X2, producing the protein MAVNLSKNGPALTAAYKEVVDEKSNTNWALFTYEGNTNDIRLAEKGDGGLEELVEELNSGKVMYAFCRVQDPNSGLPKYVLINWTGEGVKDARKGLCANHVSSMANFLKGAHVTINARAEEDAEPEVIMQKVAKASGANYSFHKESNRFRDSGPQGPVGSVYQKTNAISEIKKINKDTFWAQAEKDEEKRRQEDRRRAEEERQHLERERKDREAKEAALRDKRDKERANQIDQQKKFQQKQDSENRDQERHQWEAQEKDFQAVQKKGFKRGESVEKAQEAASVISQRSMNPREMFKQRERGVAPDNREAPPSPQPGRLHSPFLSKQPCEPERSSSPLRQASPVPASPVPAAPASPVPAAPASPVPAAPASPVPAAEPTVEEQSRSEWEEQEEAPQEDYEDVQAVPEEQPAAGKQYNSHQVAAPAEELYEAVPEPDSIYEEPPQAEEQNAADGTANRGICARALYDYQAADDTEISFDPDDIITGIEMIDEGWWRGYSPDGGYGMFPANYVEVI; encoded by the exons ATGGCTGTGAACCTAAGCAAAAACGGCCCAGCACTAACTGCTGCTTACAAGGAGGTGGTGGACGAAAAATCCAATACCAACTG GGCGTTGTTCACCTATGAAGGAAACACCAATGACATTCGATTGGCTGAGAAGGGAG ATGGgggcctggaggagctggtggaggagcTGAACAGTGGGAAGGTTATGTACGCCTTCTGCCGGGTCCAGGACCCCAACTCCGGCCTGCCCAAATATGTCCTCATAAACTGG ACTGGTGAAGGGGTGAAAGATGCCAGGAAAGGCCTGTGTGCCAATCACGTCAGCTCCATGGCCAATTTTCTAAAG GGGGCCCACGTGACCATCAACGCCCGCGCCGAGGAGGACGCGGAGCCCGAGGTCATCATGCAGAAGGTGGCCAAGGCCTCCGGGGCCAACTACAGCTTCCACAAAGAGTCCAACCGCTTCCGAGACTCCGGCCCCCAGGGGCCCGTG GGCTCTGTCTATCAGAAGACCAACGCCATATCTGAAATCAAAAAGATCAACAAGGACACGTTCTGGGCACAGGCTGAG aaaGACGAGGAGAAGCGGAGGCAGGAGGACAGGCGGAGGGCCGAGGAGGAGCGCCAGCACCTGGAGCGCGAGCGCAAGGACCGGGAGGCCAAGGAGGCGGCGCTGAGGGACAAGAGGGACAAggagagagccaatcagatcGACCAGCAGAA GAAGTTCCAGCAGAAGCAGGACTCTGAAAACAGAGACCAGGAGAGGCACCAGTGG GAGGCGCAGGAGAAAGATTTCCAGGCCGTGCAGAAGAAGGGGTTCAAGCGCGGCGAATCGGTGGAGAAAGCCCAA GAGGCGGCCTCCGTCATCTCCCAGCGCTCGATGAACCCCAGGGAGATGTtcaagcagagggagaggggcgtggcccCCGACAACAgagaggccccgcccagcccccagCCAG ggcGGCTGCACAGCCCCTTTCTGTCCAAGCAGCCCTGCGAGCCGGAGCGGTCCAGCTCGCCCCTGCGCCAAGCCTCGCCTGTGCCCGCCTCGCCcgtccccgccgcccccgcctcGCCCGTCCCCGCAGCCCCTGCCTCGCCCGTACCCGCCGCCCCTGCCTCGCCCGTCCCCGCCGCAG AGCCCACTGTCGAAGAGCAGTCCAGGTCTGAGTGGGAGGAACAGGAAGAAGCGCCCCAGGAGGATTACGAAG ATGTGCAGGCAGTCCCGGAGGAGCAGCCGGCCGCGGGCAAGCAGTATAACTCCCACCAGGTCGCCGCCCCCGCCGAAGAGCTCTACGAAGCCGTCCCTGAGCCCGACAGCATTTACGAGGAGCCCCCCCAG GCGGAGGAGCAGAACGCCGCGGATGGCACCGCCAACCGGGGCATCTGCGCCAGGGCCCTGTACGACTACCAGGCTG CCGACGACACGGAGATCTCCTTCGATCCCGACGACATCATCACGGGCATCGAGATGATCGACGAGGGCTGGTGGCGGGGTTACAGCCCCGACGGGGGCTACGGAATGTTCCCAGCCAATTACGTGGAGGTTATCTAA
- the dbnlb gene encoding drebrin-like b isoform X3 — MAVNLSKNGPALTAAYKEVVDEKSNTNWALFTYEGNTNDIRLAEKGDGGLEELVEELNSGKVMYAFCRVQDPNSGLPKYVLINWTGEGVKDARKGLCANHVSSMANFLKGAHVTINARAEEDAEPEVIMQKVAKASGANYSFHKESNRFRDSGPQGPVGSVYQKTNAISEIKKINKDTFWAQAEKDEEKRRQEDRRRAEEERQHLERERKDREAKEAALRDKRDKERANQIDQQKKFQQKQDSENRDQERHQWEAQEKDFQAVQKKGFKRGESVEKAQEAASVISQRSMNPREMFKQRERGVAPDNREAPPSPQPEPTVEEQSRSEWEEQEEAPQEDYEDVQAVPEEQPAAGKQYNSHQVAAPAEELYEAVPEPDSIYEEPPQVGPEPPASTAEEQNAADGTANRGICARALYDYQAADDTEISFDPDDIITGIEMIDEGWWRGYSPDGGYGMFPANYVEVI; from the exons ATGGCTGTGAACCTAAGCAAAAACGGCCCAGCACTAACTGCTGCTTACAAGGAGGTGGTGGACGAAAAATCCAATACCAACTG GGCGTTGTTCACCTATGAAGGAAACACCAATGACATTCGATTGGCTGAGAAGGGAG ATGGgggcctggaggagctggtggaggagcTGAACAGTGGGAAGGTTATGTACGCCTTCTGCCGGGTCCAGGACCCCAACTCCGGCCTGCCCAAATATGTCCTCATAAACTGG ACTGGTGAAGGGGTGAAAGATGCCAGGAAAGGCCTGTGTGCCAATCACGTCAGCTCCATGGCCAATTTTCTAAAG GGGGCCCACGTGACCATCAACGCCCGCGCCGAGGAGGACGCGGAGCCCGAGGTCATCATGCAGAAGGTGGCCAAGGCCTCCGGGGCCAACTACAGCTTCCACAAAGAGTCCAACCGCTTCCGAGACTCCGGCCCCCAGGGGCCCGTG GGCTCTGTCTATCAGAAGACCAACGCCATATCTGAAATCAAAAAGATCAACAAGGACACGTTCTGGGCACAGGCTGAG aaaGACGAGGAGAAGCGGAGGCAGGAGGACAGGCGGAGGGCCGAGGAGGAGCGCCAGCACCTGGAGCGCGAGCGCAAGGACCGGGAGGCCAAGGAGGCGGCGCTGAGGGACAAGAGGGACAAggagagagccaatcagatcGACCAGCAGAA GAAGTTCCAGCAGAAGCAGGACTCTGAAAACAGAGACCAGGAGAGGCACCAGTGG GAGGCGCAGGAGAAAGATTTCCAGGCCGTGCAGAAGAAGGGGTTCAAGCGCGGCGAATCGGTGGAGAAAGCCCAA GAGGCGGCCTCCGTCATCTCCCAGCGCTCGATGAACCCCAGGGAGATGTtcaagcagagggagaggggcgtggcccCCGACAACAgagaggccccgcccagcccccagCCAG AGCCCACTGTCGAAGAGCAGTCCAGGTCTGAGTGGGAGGAACAGGAAGAAGCGCCCCAGGAGGATTACGAAG ATGTGCAGGCAGTCCCGGAGGAGCAGCCGGCCGCGGGCAAGCAGTATAACTCCCACCAGGTCGCCGCCCCCGCCGAAGAGCTCTACGAAGCCGTCCCTGAGCCCGACAGCATTTACGAGGAGCCCCCCCAGGTAGGGCCGGAGCCCCCGGCCTCCACG GCGGAGGAGCAGAACGCCGCGGATGGCACCGCCAACCGGGGCATCTGCGCCAGGGCCCTGTACGACTACCAGGCTG CCGACGACACGGAGATCTCCTTCGATCCCGACGACATCATCACGGGCATCGAGATGATCGACGAGGGCTGGTGGCGGGGTTACAGCCCCGACGGGGGCTACGGAATGTTCCCAGCCAATTACGTGGAGGTTATCTAA
- the dbnlb gene encoding drebrin-like b isoform X4 has protein sequence MAVNLSKNGPALTAAYKEVVDEKSNTNWALFTYEGNTNDIRLAEKGDGGLEELVEELNSGKVMYAFCRVQDPNSGLPKYVLINWTGEGVKDARKGLCANHVSSMANFLKGAHVTINARAEEDAEPEVIMQKVAKASGANYSFHKESNRFRDSGPQGPVGSVYQKTNAISEIKKINKDTFWAQAEKDEEKRRQEDRRRAEEERQHLERERKDREAKEAALRDKRDKERANQIDQQKKFQQKQDSENRDQERHQWEAQEKDFQAVQKKGFKRGESVEKAQEAASVISQRSMNPREMFKQRERGVAPDNREAPPSPQPDVQAVPEEQPAAGKQYNSHQVAAPAEELYEAVPEPDSIYEEPPQVGPEPPASTAEEQNAADGTANRGICARALYDYQAADDTEISFDPDDIITGIEMIDEGWWRGYSPDGGYGMFPANYVEVI, from the exons ATGGCTGTGAACCTAAGCAAAAACGGCCCAGCACTAACTGCTGCTTACAAGGAGGTGGTGGACGAAAAATCCAATACCAACTG GGCGTTGTTCACCTATGAAGGAAACACCAATGACATTCGATTGGCTGAGAAGGGAG ATGGgggcctggaggagctggtggaggagcTGAACAGTGGGAAGGTTATGTACGCCTTCTGCCGGGTCCAGGACCCCAACTCCGGCCTGCCCAAATATGTCCTCATAAACTGG ACTGGTGAAGGGGTGAAAGATGCCAGGAAAGGCCTGTGTGCCAATCACGTCAGCTCCATGGCCAATTTTCTAAAG GGGGCCCACGTGACCATCAACGCCCGCGCCGAGGAGGACGCGGAGCCCGAGGTCATCATGCAGAAGGTGGCCAAGGCCTCCGGGGCCAACTACAGCTTCCACAAAGAGTCCAACCGCTTCCGAGACTCCGGCCCCCAGGGGCCCGTG GGCTCTGTCTATCAGAAGACCAACGCCATATCTGAAATCAAAAAGATCAACAAGGACACGTTCTGGGCACAGGCTGAG aaaGACGAGGAGAAGCGGAGGCAGGAGGACAGGCGGAGGGCCGAGGAGGAGCGCCAGCACCTGGAGCGCGAGCGCAAGGACCGGGAGGCCAAGGAGGCGGCGCTGAGGGACAAGAGGGACAAggagagagccaatcagatcGACCAGCAGAA GAAGTTCCAGCAGAAGCAGGACTCTGAAAACAGAGACCAGGAGAGGCACCAGTGG GAGGCGCAGGAGAAAGATTTCCAGGCCGTGCAGAAGAAGGGGTTCAAGCGCGGCGAATCGGTGGAGAAAGCCCAA GAGGCGGCCTCCGTCATCTCCCAGCGCTCGATGAACCCCAGGGAGATGTtcaagcagagggagaggggcgtggcccCCGACAACAgagaggccccgcccagcccccagCCAG ATGTGCAGGCAGTCCCGGAGGAGCAGCCGGCCGCGGGCAAGCAGTATAACTCCCACCAGGTCGCCGCCCCCGCCGAAGAGCTCTACGAAGCCGTCCCTGAGCCCGACAGCATTTACGAGGAGCCCCCCCAGGTAGGGCCGGAGCCCCCGGCCTCCACG GCGGAGGAGCAGAACGCCGCGGATGGCACCGCCAACCGGGGCATCTGCGCCAGGGCCCTGTACGACTACCAGGCTG CCGACGACACGGAGATCTCCTTCGATCCCGACGACATCATCACGGGCATCGAGATGATCGACGAGGGCTGGTGGCGGGGTTACAGCCCCGACGGGGGCTACGGAATGTTCCCAGCCAATTACGTGGAGGTTATCTAA